Proteins encoded in a region of the Candidatus Palauibacter australiensis genome:
- a CDS encoding 4-hydroxy-3-methylbut-2-enyl diphosphate reductase, which produces MLSPGGRKTSTAEERYYRRGLGLKKEIQPVIDFEYGSAIVSLIRERDYELQAGRILLRLAKSSGFCYGVDRAVDYAYESRRKFPDRRILLVGEIIHNPHVNRRLQEMEIEFLYPSDAGEFDFSGVTVDDVVIIPAFGVTLHDFEALRALDCILVDTTCGSVLNVWKRVDGYAREGFTSVIHGKHWHEETRATSSQVLKHEDGKFLVVRDMEQAQMVCSYIRGEGERASFMQTFAESVSDGFDPDLHLEKIGVANQTTMLASESLAIAAKLGEAIADRWGGEEMPDRFRSFDTICSATQKRQDAVKDMMQDPPDLMVVIGGYNSSNTNQLAYLCSLYTTTYHIEDAPCIDTVRGRITHKPLGTDETVTEDAWLPDGNISIGITAGASTPNSKLGEAVERILRGAGYDPSGLL; this is translated from the coding sequence GTGCTGAGTCCGGGCGGTCGCAAGACGTCGACCGCGGAGGAACGTTATTATCGGCGCGGGCTGGGTCTGAAGAAGGAGATCCAGCCGGTGATCGATTTCGAGTATGGGAGCGCCATCGTCTCCCTCATCAGGGAGCGGGACTACGAGTTGCAGGCGGGGCGGATCCTCCTGCGTCTCGCGAAGAGTTCCGGCTTCTGCTACGGCGTGGACCGCGCCGTGGACTACGCGTACGAGTCGCGCCGCAAGTTCCCGGATCGGCGGATCCTCCTCGTGGGCGAAATCATCCATAACCCGCACGTGAACCGCCGGCTCCAGGAGATGGAGATCGAGTTCCTCTATCCTTCCGACGCCGGGGAGTTCGACTTCAGCGGCGTCACCGTCGACGACGTCGTGATCATTCCGGCCTTCGGCGTGACGCTGCACGACTTCGAGGCGCTGCGGGCCCTCGACTGCATTCTCGTCGACACGACGTGCGGCTCGGTACTCAATGTCTGGAAGCGGGTGGACGGCTACGCTCGCGAGGGGTTCACCTCGGTCATCCACGGCAAGCACTGGCACGAGGAGACGCGGGCGACCAGTTCGCAGGTCCTCAAGCACGAAGACGGGAAGTTCCTCGTCGTTCGCGACATGGAGCAGGCTCAAATGGTCTGTTCGTATATCCGCGGAGAAGGGGAGCGGGCTTCCTTCATGCAGACGTTCGCGGAGTCCGTGTCCGACGGGTTCGATCCCGACCTCCACCTGGAGAAGATCGGCGTCGCCAACCAGACGACGATGCTGGCTTCCGAGTCGCTGGCCATCGCGGCGAAACTCGGCGAGGCGATCGCGGACCGCTGGGGCGGGGAGGAGATGCCGGACCGGTTCCGCAGCTTCGACACGATCTGCTCGGCGACCCAGAAGCGGCAGGACGCCGTGAAGGACATGATGCAGGATCCGCCGGACCTCATGGTCGTGATCGGAGGCTACAATTCCTCGAACACGAACCAGCTCGCCTACCTCTGCAGCCTGTACACGACGACGTACCACATCGAGGACGCCCCCTGCATCGATACCGTGCGCGGGCGCATCACCCACAAGCCGCTGGGAACCGATGAGACGGTGACGGAGGACGCCTGGCTGCCGGACGGGAACATCAGTATCGGCATCACCGCGGGCGCCTCCACGCCGAACTCGAAGCTCGGCGAGGCGGTGGAGCGCATCCTGCGCGGCGCGGGCTACGACCCTTCCGGCCTCCTGTAG
- a CDS encoding thiamine pyrophosphate-binding protein produces MDDPDMSPQRDSDGSDGSDWGEQVFRSLPGLGIRHVATVPDAGLGRFLELCEADPGIRLITLTTEEEGIALACGTWLGGELAAVAIQSSGVGNIVNMLGLPNVCRIPCLLLVSMRGEAEERNPWQVPVGRAVHDLLTALGVDVFRPESASGVAATFAEAAVRARDAGRPAAVLVSQRIIGAKSFVVGD; encoded by the coding sequence GTGGACGACCCGGACATGTCGCCGCAGCGCGACTCCGACGGCTCCGACGGCTCCGATTGGGGGGAGCAGGTCTTCCGATCGCTCCCGGGTCTCGGCATCCGTCACGTCGCCACGGTACCCGACGCCGGTCTGGGGAGGTTCCTCGAACTGTGCGAAGCGGACCCCGGGATCCGGCTCATCACGCTCACGACGGAAGAGGAGGGGATCGCTCTCGCCTGCGGAACGTGGCTTGGCGGCGAACTCGCGGCCGTCGCCATCCAGTCGAGCGGCGTCGGCAACATCGTGAACATGCTCGGACTCCCGAATGTGTGCCGGATTCCCTGCCTCCTCCTCGTGTCCATGCGCGGCGAAGCCGAGGAGCGGAACCCGTGGCAGGTCCCCGTGGGGCGCGCCGTGCACGACCTCCTCACCGCCCTCGGTGTGGACGTGTTCCGTCCGGAGTCCGCCTCCGGGGTGGCGGCAACATTTGCGGAGGCCGCCGTGCGGGCGCGGGATGCCGGACGTCCCGCCGCAGTGCTCGTCAGCCAGCGCATCATCGGCGCCAAGTCGTTCGTGGTCGGAGACTGA
- a CDS encoding MaoC family dehydratase N-terminal domain-containing protein: MEGETPGVGRTEEVEDRASATLASAMLATLNRDPSALGDGDPLPPLFHWMYCRELAQGSQLDVDGHQKRGDFLPALPFSRRMWAGGRLKFEGTVRVGDGLRRRSTVVSVTPKAGRSGPLVLVTVEHRISGHDGEIVEEQDLVFLERPTEPLVLPEVPAPKDEMEWSESVTPNAAMLFRFSALTFNAHRIHYDRDYARDVEMYPDLVVHGPLTALLLADLAVRRSGRPLRTLTFRAHRPMFVDRTIALQGRRSDNVVGLRALDETGALAMSARAALT, translated from the coding sequence ATGGAGGGCGAGACGCCCGGCGTCGGGCGCACCGAGGAGGTCGAGGATCGGGCCTCCGCCACGCTCGCGAGCGCCATGCTCGCCACGCTGAACCGGGACCCGTCGGCCCTGGGCGATGGAGACCCGCTCCCGCCCCTGTTCCACTGGATGTACTGCCGGGAACTGGCGCAGGGCAGCCAGCTCGACGTCGACGGGCACCAGAAACGCGGCGATTTCCTGCCGGCGCTGCCGTTCTCGCGCCGGATGTGGGCCGGCGGCCGCCTGAAATTCGAAGGGACCGTCCGAGTGGGGGACGGGCTCCGCCGTCGCTCGACGGTCGTGTCTGTCACGCCCAAGGCCGGTCGAAGCGGGCCTCTCGTCCTTGTCACGGTCGAGCACCGGATCTCGGGCCACGACGGGGAGATCGTCGAGGAACAGGACCTGGTCTTTCTCGAGCGGCCCACCGAGCCGCTGGTGCTGCCGGAGGTCCCGGCCCCGAAGGACGAGATGGAGTGGTCGGAGTCCGTGACGCCGAACGCCGCCATGCTGTTCCGGTTTTCGGCGCTCACCTTCAACGCGCACCGCATCCACTACGACCGGGACTACGCGCGCGATGTGGAGATGTATCCCGACCTCGTCGTGCACGGGCCGCTCACGGCGCTGCTCCTGGCGGATCTCGCGGTCCGGCGTTCAGGGCGGCCGCTGCGAACGCTGACCTTCCGCGCCCACCGACCCATGTTCGTCGATCGGACGATTGCCCTTCAGGGACGGCGGTCGGACAACGTCGTGGGCCTGAGGGCGCTCGACGAAACGGGCGCCCTCGCAATGTCCGCGCGAGCCGCCCTGACCTAG
- a CDS encoding acyl-CoA/acyl-ACP dehydrogenase has translation MFTSSEDGYEAIREGVRGLCERFPGEYWRDRDRESAYPTAFIEALTEAGYLAALIPEEYGGAGLDLKAACVILEMIQRTGCNGAACHAQMYIMGTLLRHGSEAQKRRYLPRIAAGELRLQAFGVSEPTCGTDTTRIATTAERDGDAYVIHGQKTWISRSEHSDLMLLLARTTPREESAKPTAGMSVFLVDLRNEVGASVTIRPIETMINHSTTEVFFDGLRVPAANLIGEEGEGFRYILDGLNAERVLIAAECVGDARFFVEHAAEYAKGREVFGRPIGQNQGIQFPIAEAHMKTEAAALMVERAASLFDDGAPCGAEANMAKYLASDASWAAADMCMQTYGGFAFSTEYDIERKFRETRLYQIAPISTNLILSHVATHVLGLPKSF, from the coding sequence GTGTTCACGAGTTCCGAAGACGGCTACGAGGCGATCCGCGAGGGCGTTCGCGGCCTGTGCGAGCGCTTTCCGGGCGAATACTGGCGGGACCGGGACCGCGAGAGCGCCTACCCGACCGCGTTCATCGAGGCGCTGACCGAGGCGGGCTATCTCGCGGCGCTCATTCCCGAGGAATACGGGGGCGCCGGACTCGACCTCAAGGCGGCGTGCGTCATCCTCGAGATGATCCAGCGCACCGGGTGCAACGGGGCCGCCTGTCACGCCCAGATGTACATCATGGGCACCCTGCTCAGGCACGGGAGCGAGGCGCAGAAGCGGCGCTACCTGCCCCGAATCGCGGCGGGAGAGTTGCGGCTGCAGGCCTTCGGGGTGAGCGAGCCGACCTGCGGCACGGACACGACCCGGATCGCGACTACCGCGGAGCGGGACGGCGACGCGTACGTGATCCACGGGCAGAAGACGTGGATCTCCCGCTCCGAACACTCCGATCTCATGCTCCTGCTCGCGCGCACGACGCCCCGCGAGGAGAGCGCGAAGCCCACGGCCGGGATGTCCGTCTTCCTGGTCGACCTGCGAAACGAAGTCGGGGCGTCCGTCACGATCCGGCCGATCGAAACGATGATCAACCACTCCACCACCGAGGTGTTCTTCGACGGGCTGCGCGTGCCGGCGGCGAACCTCATCGGCGAGGAGGGGGAAGGGTTCCGCTACATCCTCGATGGCCTGAACGCCGAGCGCGTGCTCATCGCGGCCGAGTGCGTGGGCGACGCGCGCTTCTTCGTGGAGCATGCCGCGGAATACGCGAAGGGCCGCGAGGTGTTCGGGCGCCCGATCGGGCAGAACCAGGGCATCCAGTTCCCCATCGCCGAAGCCCACATGAAGACGGAGGCGGCGGCGCTCATGGTCGAGCGGGCGGCTTCGCTGTTCGATGACGGGGCGCCGTGCGGAGCCGAGGCGAACATGGCCAAGTACCTCGCGTCGGATGCCTCGTGGGCCGCGGCCGACATGTGCATGCAGACCTACGGCGGCTTCGCCTTCTCCACCGAGTACGACATCGAACGCAAGTTTCGCGAGACCCGGCTGTACCAGATCGCGCCGATCTCCACGAATCTGATCCTGTCTCACGTGGCGACCCACGTCCTGGGTCTCCCGAAATCGTTCTGA
- a CDS encoding thiamine pyrophosphate-dependent enzyme, with protein sequence MRGATLDRRALVAGILDRRGDAAVVAGLGSPAWDCHAAGDSPLNFYFWGAMGGAAMLGLGVALARPTRRVLVVTGDAEMLMGVGSLATIAAQAPSNLALLVLDNEAFGETGRQAGLTGKNTDIAAIARGAGIPASFTVGGETEATSAGVDVDALAGRLFAEEGPVLCVAKIALGAEPDSYPPRDGVLLQARFRAALAGD encoded by the coding sequence ATGCGGGGCGCCACGCTGGACCGGCGCGCGCTCGTCGCCGGGATCCTTGACCGACGCGGCGATGCGGCCGTGGTCGCGGGACTCGGTTCCCCGGCGTGGGATTGTCACGCGGCGGGCGACTCGCCGCTCAACTTCTACTTCTGGGGCGCGATGGGCGGGGCGGCGATGCTGGGGCTCGGCGTCGCCCTCGCGCGGCCGACGCGGCGGGTGCTCGTGGTCACCGGGGACGCCGAGATGCTGATGGGCGTGGGGAGCCTCGCCACGATCGCCGCCCAGGCCCCCTCCAACCTCGCCCTCCTCGTGCTCGACAACGAGGCTTTCGGCGAGACCGGACGCCAAGCGGGGCTCACGGGGAAGAACACGGACATCGCCGCGATCGCGCGCGGGGCCGGCATCCCGGCCTCCTTCACCGTCGGCGGTGAAACCGAGGCGACCTCGGCAGGAGTGGACGTCGACGCGCTGGCGGGAAGGCTGTTCGCGGAGGAAGGCCCGGTGCTGTGCGTCGCGAAAATCGCGCTCGGCGCGGAGCCGGACTCCTATCCGCCGCGGGACGGGGTCCTGCTCCAGGCCCGTTTTCGGGCCGCCCTCGCCGGCGACTGA